One Chlamydiota bacterium DNA segment encodes these proteins:
- a CDS encoding phosphoesterase, with product MNVHASGRAIFAAGTGLLCLAAAALRAAPAAAAGAEPVLHFISDLHIGGDGALNECAFEKELVGFLQGIAAGPLPAELVIVGDAFGLWETTEIEGDRKLPWLVATHPAIFRQFRETGERVKITLLAGNHDYDLACVPSYRDLLAAHNIRLDTAEHAVRRIGKKTIWIEHGNQHDPFNRFPDYGNRWGLPAGYFITASTVAVAGRSALQARSRWLKDLPAVYPSEEIPSWIWSNYFYQEMTPILRWFLLPFLLLFIFSAVVLAGRWIEEHGLLRTRLFRRSLRERFGFPGRVIDLVVWVNGIAIAFFVVLSVPLFFLTRDIRGTLQKYGIETTEGLRNAKEDSYLAAARRVFADDPSCALFIYGHTHTPSLRMLDGRCVVNTGTWLKRLERVGARRILMLPPVYVPSYHLNCFTAEPRGDGILLRHRVIRKDPPRDLTLLEKLAILGRPRPSAPAIPAETVLE from the coding sequence ATGAACGTCCATGCGTCCGGCCGTGCCATCTTCGCCGCGGGGACGGGCCTCCTCTGCCTCGCCGCCGCGGCGCTCCGCGCCGCCCCCGCCGCGGCCGCCGGCGCGGAGCCGGTCCTCCACTTCATCAGCGATCTCCACATCGGCGGCGACGGCGCGCTCAACGAATGCGCCTTCGAGAAGGAACTCGTCGGGTTCCTCCAGGGGATCGCGGCGGGGCCGCTTCCGGCGGAGCTCGTCATTGTCGGTGACGCGTTCGGTCTCTGGGAGACGACCGAGATCGAGGGGGACCGGAAGCTGCCGTGGCTCGTCGCGACGCACCCGGCCATCTTCCGGCAGTTCCGCGAAACCGGGGAGCGCGTGAAGATCACGCTGCTCGCCGGCAACCACGATTACGACCTCGCCTGCGTCCCCTCCTACCGGGACCTTCTCGCCGCGCACAACATCCGGCTCGACACGGCGGAGCACGCCGTCCGCCGGATCGGGAAGAAGACGATCTGGATCGAGCACGGCAACCAGCACGATCCGTTCAACCGCTTCCCCGATTACGGGAACCGGTGGGGGCTCCCGGCCGGCTACTTCATCACCGCCTCCACGGTGGCCGTGGCGGGCAGGAGCGCCCTCCAGGCCAGGAGCCGGTGGCTGAAGGACCTCCCCGCCGTCTATCCGAGCGAGGAGATCCCGTCCTGGATATGGTCGAACTACTTCTACCAGGAGATGACGCCGATCCTCCGCTGGTTTCTCCTCCCGTTCCTCCTCCTCTTCATCTTCAGCGCGGTCGTCCTGGCGGGGCGCTGGATCGAGGAGCACGGGCTGCTGCGCACACGCCTGTTCCGCAGATCGCTCCGGGAGCGATTCGGCTTCCCCGGGCGCGTCATCGACCTGGTGGTGTGGGTGAACGGGATCGCGATCGCCTTCTTCGTGGTGCTCTCCGTCCCGCTCTTCTTCCTGACGCGCGACATCCGGGGGACCCTGCAGAAGTACGGGATCGAGACCACGGAGGGACTGCGGAACGCCAAGGAGGACTCCTATCTCGCCGCGGCCCGGCGGGTGTTCGCAGACGACCCATCCTGCGCCCTGTTCATCTACGGGCACACGCACACCCCCTCGCTGCGGATGCTGGACGGGCGGTGCGTCGTGAACACCGGCACCTGGCTCAAGCGCCTCGAGCGGGTCGGGGCGCGGCGCATCCTGATGCTCCCCCCCGTCTACGTCCCCTCGTACCATCTGAACTGTTTCACGGCGGAGCCGCGCGGGGATGGGATCCTGCTGAGGCACCGCGTCATCCGCAAGGATCCGCCGCGCGATCTGACGCTTCTCGAGAAGCTCGCCATCCTCGGGCGCCCCCGCCCCTCCGCCCCCGCGATACCCGCGGAGACGGTCCTGGAGTGA